A window of Lysobacter sp. TY2-98 genomic DNA:
GCGCGGTCGCGATCCGTTCGCGCGCGAGGATGCGGCGGCGCGGTTCCAGGCGCTCGCGCGTCGCGTCTTCGACGCCGTGCTGCATGCACGCGCGGAGATCGACGCATGAGCATCGTCGACCTGCCGCCGCCCGATCTCGCCGCGCACGACGAAGTCGACCCGTTTCTCGATATGCCGCTGACCGGCATCCGCCTGATCGAGGCGAGCGCGGGCACGGGCAAGACATTCACGCTGGCGACGATCGTCACCCGCCTCGTCGTCGAGCGCGGCCTGCGCGTCGGCCAGATTCTCGCGGTGACGTTCACCGAAGCGGCGACACAGGAACTGCGCGAGCGCCTGCGTCGACGTCTGCAGCTTCTGGCGCGCGTCGCTTCGGGTGCAGCCGTCGAGGGTGACGAATCGGAAGTCGCGCTGTGTCGCGAACTCGTCGAACGCCAGCAGCGCGTCGAGGATCCGGTCGCGTTGCGACGCCGGCTGCAGCAGGCGGCGGCCGAGATCGATGCCGCAGCGGTGCACACCATCCACGGCTTTTGCACGCGCGTGCTCGCCGACCACGCGCTGGAAACCGGCGCGTCCTTCCACGACGCCGGCACACCGGGCGACGATCGCGCCCTGCTCGAGATCGTTGCGCACGACCTGTGGCGCACGCTCGCCGCCGACGCGGGCGATGCCGAACTGCTGGCGACGTGGTGGAGTTCGCCCGAAGCGCTCGCCGCCGATCTGGGCGAGCTGCTGCGCGCGACGGCGCTGCGTCCCGACGCACCGACGAGCACCGAATCGCCGATGCCGGCGCTGCACGTCGCCGCCGCTGCGCTGCGCGATGCCTGGCGCACACACGGTGTGGAGCTGCGTGGCGCGATCGAAGCCGCACTCGCCGGCAAGGTCCTGAGCGCGACCAGTTACAAGGTGCCGACACTCACCGCGTTGTACGACGCGCTCGATGGTTGGCGCGATGAAGACATCGCCGCGCCCGCCAAACTCGAGCTGCTGTCGACCGTCAAGCTCGCCGCCTGCACCAACAAGGGCAAGGATGCGCAGCGCCCGCAGTCGCCACTGTGCACTGCGGTCGATACGTATCTCGCGCGTCGCGCCGATTACGACACCTGGCTCGATGCACGCCGGCTCGCGTTGCTGCATCGCGTGCGCACGCTCGCCGGCAAGCAGCTCGCGCAGGTCAAGCGCCAGCAGCACCTGCGCAGCTTCGACGACCTGATCGACGACGTCGCCCGCGCACTCGACGGCCCGCACGGCCGCGCGCTCACCGCGCAGCTGCGGCGCCAGTACCGCGCGGCGCTGGTCGACGAGTTCCAGGACACCGATGCACGGCAGTGGTCGATCTTCCGCCGTGTCTTCGCGGACGACGCCGCCAACGCGCCGCTGCTGCTCGACGATGACGTCCATGTGGCACCGTTCCTCGCATTGATCGGCGACCCCAAACAGGCGATCTACGGGTTTCGTGGCGGCGACGTGCACACCTACTTGCGTGCACGTGACGTCGCCCAGCCGGCGCCGTCGCTGCTGCGCAATTTCCGCTCGCGGCCCGGCGTTTTGCGTGCGATCGAGCGGCTCTACGCGAACGGTGGGGAGACGGCGTTCGTCGACGCACGCATCCGCTTCCAGTCGGTGGATGCGGGGGGACGTCGCGGTGACGACGCATGCCTGCGCGATGGCGCACCGATGCCCGCGCTCACGATTCGCCGGCTGCCAGCGACGGTCGACGGCAAGCCGCTCGACGCCGACGCGTCGCGCCGTGACGCCACGCGCGCGTGTGCGGCCGCGATCCGCGATGCGCTCGCATCGGGCGCGGACGGAACGTTCACCGTCGATGGCCGCGCGGTCGAGCCGGGCGACATCGCCGTGCTGGTGCGCAAGCACGACGAGGCGCTGCGCATGCAGCGCGCACTCAGCGCTCTCGGCATTCCGGCGGTCACTGCGGGACGCGCCAGCCTGTTCGCGACGCCGCAGGCAATGGAACTGCTCGCGATATTCGACGCCCTGCTCGCGCCCGCCGACGTGCCACGTCTCAACGCCGCGCTCGCGACGGTCCTGATCGGCTTCGATGCCGCGCGCATCGACGCGCTGATGCGCGACGACGTCGCCCGCGCGCGTCAACTCGCGCACGCGCTGGCATGGCGCGAACGCTGGCTGCGCGCCGGCCCGCTCGCACTGGTCAACGAGCTGTGCTCGGCGAATGCACCGCGCCTGCTGGAACTCATCGACGGCGAGCGTCGCCTGTCGGACTTCATGCAGCTCGGAGAAGCGCTGCAGGACGCCGGGCAACGCGCGCTCGGGCCACAGGGTCTGGTCGACTGGCTGCGCGCCCGCATCGCCAGCGCCGACGATCGCGATCCCGAACAACAGCTGCGACTCGAATCCGATGCGCGCCGCGTGCAGATCCTCACCGTCCACAAGAGCAAGGGCCTCGAGTTCCCGCTGGTGTATCTCCCCTTCGCCGCGATCGGCAGCGCCGCGAAATCGCCGCGCTGGTGCAACGTGCACGATGGCGACACGCGCGTGCTCGACCTGCAGCCCGACGATGCCTGCAAACGCCAGTGGCGTGACGACGAAGCCGCCGAGGACGCGCGCCTGCTCTACGTCGCCCTGACTCGCGCCGAACACGCGCTCTGGCTGTGCACAGGGCCGCTGTATGCGCAGGCGTCGACGCCGCTCGCGAAGCTGCTCGGGGATATCGATGCGCTCGCCGATGGCGATGTGGTCATCGAAGACGGCCCGGTGGATGGGGTCGAGCGGATGCTGATGGCTGGCGACCGCACGGCGCAGCCGCCGCGCGCCCGCACGGCACGGCGCACGCTCGCGCGCGACTGGGCGGTCTACTCCTTCAGCGCGCTCGCGCGCCTCGGCAGCGGCAGCGTGGAAACGCTGTTGCCGCGCGATGAGCGCGCGGCTGCGCCGGACGAACCGCTGCCGGCCGCTGCGCCGCTCGACGTCGCCGCCGAACTCGTCGCCGCGGCCGCCGACGATCCACGCTTCGCCGGCGCACGCTTCGGCGACGTGGTGCATGCCGCGTTCGAGACGGTCGACTTCGCGGCATGGCGCGGCTGGCGCGAGGGTCCGCCACCGAGCGGTCAGTCGGACGCGCTGGTCGACGCGTTCCGCGGCGAAGGCTATTCGCAGGCCGAGATCGACGACGGCCTGCCGCTGCTCGCCGCCCTCGTCGGCCACACGCTCACCGTCGCACTGCCCGAAGGCGCGCGCCTGTGCGACGTGCCGGCGGACGCG
This region includes:
- a CDS encoding UvrD-helicase domain-containing protein, with translation MSIVDLPPPDLAAHDEVDPFLDMPLTGIRLIEASAGTGKTFTLATIVTRLVVERGLRVGQILAVTFTEAATQELRERLRRRLQLLARVASGAAVEGDESEVALCRELVERQQRVEDPVALRRRLQQAAAEIDAAAVHTIHGFCTRVLADHALETGASFHDAGTPGDDRALLEIVAHDLWRTLAADAGDAELLATWWSSPEALAADLGELLRATALRPDAPTSTESPMPALHVAAAALRDAWRTHGVELRGAIEAALAGKVLSATSYKVPTLTALYDALDGWRDEDIAAPAKLELLSTVKLAACTNKGKDAQRPQSPLCTAVDTYLARRADYDTWLDARRLALLHRVRTLAGKQLAQVKRQQHLRSFDDLIDDVARALDGPHGRALTAQLRRQYRAALVDEFQDTDARQWSIFRRVFADDAANAPLLLDDDVHVAPFLALIGDPKQAIYGFRGGDVHTYLRARDVAQPAPSLLRNFRSRPGVLRAIERLYANGGETAFVDARIRFQSVDAGGRRGDDACLRDGAPMPALTIRRLPATVDGKPLDADASRRDATRACAAAIRDALASGADGTFTVDGRAVEPGDIAVLVRKHDEALRMQRALSALGIPAVTAGRASLFATPQAMELLAIFDALLAPADVPRLNAALATVLIGFDAARIDALMRDDVARARQLAHALAWRERWLRAGPLALVNELCSANAPRLLELIDGERRLSDFMQLGEALQDAGQRALGPQGLVDWLRARIASADDRDPEQQLRLESDARRVQILTVHKSKGLEFPLVYLPFAAIGSAAKSPRWCNVHDGDTRVLDLQPDDACKRQWRDDEAAEDARLLYVALTRAEHALWLCTGPLYAQASTPLAKLLGDIDALADGDVVIEDGPVDGVERMLMAGDRTAQPPRARTARRTLARDWAVYSFSALARLGSGSVETLLPRDERAAAPDEPLPAAAPLDVAAELVAAAADDPRFAGARFGDVVHAAFETVDFAAWRGWREGPPPSGQSDALVDAFRGEGYSQAEIDDGLPLLAALVGHTLTVALPEGARLCDVPADARRAEMEFHFALDHVGVDALLATVQAHGLLTAREGFGARRTLDGLMTGKIDLIYTHGDRYFVLDYKTNRLPDYAPASLARAMHDGEYTLQAAIYTLALHRWLRFRLGAAYDYERDMGGLRYVFCRGVDARRASSPGVYADRLPFALIDALDRLFGGVA